A part of Rattus norvegicus strain BN/NHsdMcwi chromosome 4, GRCr8, whole genome shotgun sequence genomic DNA contains:
- the Or6d14 gene encoding olfactory receptor Olr830: MAKEAEVRMEAWNETTVLAFVLEGFLVAPRLGKALFLVHLLVYLASVTGNTLIIAITWADPRLQTPMYFFLRSFSICECCFISTVIPKLLSIFLFGDRTIHFAPCIIQAFSFLFLGSTIFFHMAVMSLDRYLAICKPLHYPAIMNPRVCFLLVFLSYVLSFLLVTGVILKLSWLSFCGSNVIPHFFCDLGSLIHLSCSDTKSLEKMAFGVALVILFTSVLAAIFAYSNILISIMRLPSAKERQKAFSTCSSHLMVLSLMYGSCVFIYVKPKQTSRFESNREAALVNTVVTPLLNPVIYTLRNKQVHQALRDALSRVNLQK; the protein is encoded by the coding sequence ATGGCAAAAGAAGCGGAGGTAAGGATGGAGGCGTGGAATGAGACAACAGTCCTGGCGTTTGTGCTGGAGGGCTTCCTTGTGGCTCCGCGCCTGGGCAAGGCCCTCTTCCTCGTGCACCTGCTGGTGTATCTGGCCTCAGTCACAGGAAACACACTCATAATCGCCATCACTTGGGCCGATCCTCGCCTGCAGACCCcgatgtacttcttcctcagaaGTTTCTCCATCTGTGAGTGCTGTTTCATCTCCACGGTTATCCCGAAGCTCCTGTCCatctttctttttggagacagaacGATTCATTTCGCTCCCTGTATCAtccaagcattttcttttttatttcttgggTCAACAATTTTCTTCCACATGGCTGTGATGTCCTTGGACCGCTATCTGGCCAtttgcaaacctctgcactaccCAGCCATCATGAACCCcagggtctgtttccttctggttttcCTCAGCTACGTGCTTTCCTTCCTCCTGGTAACCGGTGTGATTCTCAAGCTTTCCTGGTTGTCTTTCTGTGGCTCTAATGTCATTCCCCATTTCTTCTGTGACCTTGGCTCCTTAATTCATCTCTCCTGTTCAGACACCAAATCTCTTGAAAAAATGGCCTTCGGCGTCGCTTTGGTTATCCTTTTCACGTCTGTCCTTGCAGCAATATTTGCATACAGCAACATACTAATCTCAATCATGCGCCTCCCATCGGCCAAGGAGAGGCAGAAAGCTTTCTCCACCTGCTCATCCCACCTCATGGTCCTCTCTCTGATGTACGGCagctgtgtatttatatatgtgaaaccaaagcaaaccagCAGGTTTGAATCCAACAGAGAGGCTGCTCTCGTAAACACGGTAGTGACACCGCTTCTGAATCCTGTCATCTACACCCTGCGCAACAAGCAGGTCCACCAGGCTCTGAGGGATGCACTGTCTAGGGTGAACTTACAGAAATAG